CGGCGACGAGCAGTTCGCCCTCGCCGGTGAGTGGGAGTCCGCCGGGCAGCTCGCGCTGGTCGGGATGGGCGTGGAGCCCGGGTTGTCCGACGTGTTCGCCCGCTACGCCGCCGACCACCTCTTCTCCTCCATCGACGAGCTGGGGGTGCGGGACGGCGCGAACCTGGAGGTCGAGGGCTTCGAGTTCGCCCCGTCGTTCTCCATCTGGACCACGATCGAGGAGTGCCTCAACCCGCCGGTGGTCTACGAGGAGGGCCGCGGGTTCTTCACCACCGCGCCCTTCAGCGAGCCCGAGGTGTTCGAGTTCCCCGAGGGCATCGGGCCGGTCGAGTGCGTGAACGTCGAGCACGAGGAGGTGCTCCTCATGCCGCGCTGGGTGGACGCGAAGCGGGTCACCTTCAAGTACGGCCTGGGCACCGAGTTCATCGACGTCCTCAAGGCACTGCACAAGGTCGGCCTGGACAAGACCGCGCCGGTCACCGTGAAGGGCGTGCAGGTCAGCCCGCGCGACGTGGTCGCCGCCTGCCTGCCCGACCCGGCCACCCTGGGTGACGCGATGACCGGCAAGACCTGCGCCGGGCTGTGGGTCTCGGGCACCGGGAAGGACGGCGAGCCCCGGCAGGTCTACCTGTACCACGTGGTCGACAACGAGTGGTCCATGCGCGAGTACGGCCACCAGGCCGTGGTCTGGCAGACCGCGGTGAACCCCGTCGTCGCCCTCGAGCTCGTCGCGGCCGGCACCTGGAGCGGGGCCGGCGTGCTCGGCCCGGAGGCCTTCGACAGCCAGCCGTTCCTGGACCTGCTCACCGCCTACGGCTCCCCGTGGGGCATGCGCGAGGGCGGCTGACCCGCAGGCTCCTCCCAGCTCCCGTCCAGCAGGACGGGCACCGACCGCTCGTGACCGCCCTGCTCGAACGCCTGCTGTCGGTGCCCGCGATCTGGGTGTACGTCCTCGTCACCGCGCTGGTGTTCGTCGAGGACGCGTTGTTCGTGGGGTTCGTCGTCCCCGCCGAGACCGCCGTCGTGCTCGGCGGGGTGGCCGCCGAGCAGGGGCGGCTCAGCGTGTGGCTGCTCGGTGCACTGGTGGTCGTCGCCGCGATCGGCGGGGACAGCGTGGGCTACGAGGTGGGCCGGCGCGCCGGCCCCCGACTGCTGCGCAGCAGGATCGCCCAGCGGCACTCCGCCGGCATCGAGCGGGCCTCGGACACCCTGGCCCGACGCGGTGGCCCGGCCGTCCTGCTCGCCCGGCTCACCGCGTTCCTGCGCGCGGTCACCCCGGCGCTG
This sequence is a window from Geodermatophilaceae bacterium NBWT11. Protein-coding genes within it:
- a CDS encoding DedA family protein — translated: MTALLERLLSVPAIWVYVLVTALVFVEDALFVGFVVPAETAVVLGGVAAEQGRLSVWLLGALVVVAAIGGDSVGYEVGRRAGPRLLRSRIAQRHSAGIERASDTLARRGGPAVLLARLTAFLRAVTPALAGVARMRYRTFLAWNAVGGVLWGVAAVAIGYLAGASWETVATQVGRGGAIVVGAVVVVGAVVWKVREHRRAPQPASSRG
- a CDS encoding ATP-binding protein, producing MRILLVGAGGVGSAFAAIAARRDFFEAVVVADYDGARAEKVVAAAGGDTRFSAVGSLDAGDEAAVAALLTERGCDVLMNAVDPRFVMPLFRAALSAGATYVDMAMSLSHPHPENPYTETGVKLGDEQFALAGEWESAGQLALVGMGVEPGLSDVFARYAADHLFSSIDELGVRDGANLEVEGFEFAPSFSIWTTIEECLNPPVVYEEGRGFFTTAPFSEPEVFEFPEGIGPVECVNVEHEEVLLMPRWVDAKRVTFKYGLGTEFIDVLKALHKVGLDKTAPVTVKGVQVSPRDVVAACLPDPATLGDAMTGKTCAGLWVSGTGKDGEPRQVYLYHVVDNEWSMREYGHQAVVWQTAVNPVVALELVAAGTWSGAGVLGPEAFDSQPFLDLLTAYGSPWGMREGG